From Microbacterium invictum, the proteins below share one genomic window:
- the recO gene encoding DNA repair protein RecO, giving the protein MPTYRDEVVVLRTHKLGEADRILTLLSRRHGKVRAVAKGVRRTSSRFGARLEPFMVADVQLYAGRSLDIVQQAESLGSYGAGIVTHYDRYTAAHAMVEAADRLNEAEATPQQYLLLIGGLRSLSRGEHASRSVLDSYLLRAMSLSGWAPGLHDCARCGRPGPHEWFVAQLGGTVCGECAPAGSARLHPDTGGLLRALVAGEWDVVDSATPETTGAASGLVAAYAQWHLERGIRSLSHLEGAR; this is encoded by the coding sequence GTGCCCACCTACCGCGACGAGGTCGTGGTCCTGCGCACCCACAAGCTGGGTGAAGCCGACCGCATCCTGACGCTGCTCAGCAGACGTCACGGCAAGGTCCGCGCCGTCGCGAAGGGCGTGCGGCGGACCTCCTCGCGTTTCGGGGCCAGGCTGGAGCCGTTCATGGTCGCCGACGTCCAGCTCTACGCGGGACGCTCGCTCGACATCGTGCAGCAGGCCGAGTCGCTCGGCTCGTACGGTGCCGGCATCGTCACGCACTACGACCGCTACACCGCCGCCCACGCCATGGTCGAGGCCGCCGACCGGCTGAACGAGGCCGAGGCCACGCCCCAGCAGTATCTGCTGCTGATCGGCGGTCTGCGGTCGCTGTCGCGCGGCGAGCACGCCTCGCGTTCCGTGCTGGACTCGTACCTGCTGCGCGCCATGTCGCTGTCGGGCTGGGCCCCGGGCCTGCACGACTGCGCGCGGTGCGGGCGACCCGGCCCGCACGAGTGGTTCGTGGCGCAGCTGGGCGGCACCGTCTGCGGTGAGTGCGCGCCCGCCGGCTCGGCGCGACTGCACCCCGACACCGGCGGACTGCTGCGCGCGCTGGTCGCAGGGGAGTGGGACGTCGTCGATTCGGCGACACCGGAGACCACCGGCGCGGCGTCGGGACTCGTCGCCGCGTACGCCCAATGGCATCTCGAGCGCGGCATCCGCTCGCTCTCGCACCTGGAGGGCGCCCGGTGA
- a CDS encoding quinone oxidoreductase family protein produces the protein MAKRWIARQAGAPESWDFVDHDVPEPGPGEVTIRVRAAGMNPADHKHVAADSGQTWPVAIGYEVSGELSAIGADTQIGSGSAALGDEVIAFRVVGGYATELTVPASKVFAKPATLTHPEAANLLLAATTAAEMLAVTNAQPGETLLLHGASGAVGVSVLQQAALRGIHVIGTASPGRFDEVRRFGGTPVSYGDGLAQRVREAAGDAMIAAALDAVGTDEAVDVSVELVADRARIVTIANARRAESDGIRWIRGSLPESARFRDGIRADLIALAQEQKLVVPIAGTYPLAEAPEALRLLAAGHPGGKLALIP, from the coding sequence ATGGCGAAGCGGTGGATCGCGCGACAGGCCGGCGCTCCAGAGAGCTGGGACTTCGTCGACCACGACGTGCCCGAACCCGGGCCCGGTGAGGTGACGATCCGCGTGCGCGCGGCCGGCATGAACCCCGCCGACCACAAGCATGTCGCCGCGGACAGCGGTCAGACCTGGCCGGTTGCGATCGGATACGAGGTGTCCGGTGAGCTGTCGGCGATCGGCGCCGACACCCAGATCGGCTCGGGCTCTGCGGCCTTGGGCGATGAGGTGATCGCCTTCCGCGTGGTGGGCGGGTATGCGACCGAGCTGACGGTTCCGGCCTCGAAGGTGTTCGCGAAGCCGGCGACGCTCACGCACCCCGAGGCGGCGAACCTGCTGCTGGCGGCGACGACGGCGGCGGAGATGCTGGCGGTCACGAACGCGCAACCGGGCGAGACCCTGCTGCTGCACGGAGCATCGGGAGCGGTCGGGGTGAGCGTGCTCCAGCAGGCCGCGCTGCGCGGCATCCATGTCATCGGAACGGCGTCGCCGGGCCGGTTCGATGAGGTCCGCCGCTTCGGCGGGACGCCGGTGTCCTATGGCGATGGGCTGGCGCAGCGCGTGCGCGAAGCGGCCGGTGACGCCATGATCGCGGCCGCACTGGACGCCGTCGGCACCGATGAGGCCGTCGATGTATCGGTGGAGCTGGTGGCTGATCGCGCTCGCATCGTGACGATCGCGAACGCCCGTCGGGCGGAGAGCGACGGCATCCGTTGGATCCGCGGATCGCTGCCCGAGAGTGCGCGATTCCGCGATGGGATCCGCGCCGACCTGATCGCGCTCGCGCAGGAGCAGAAGCTCGTCGTGCCGATAGCGGGGACGTACCCGCTGGCCGAAGCACCCGAAGCACTGCGGCTGCTGGCCGCAGGCCATCCCGGCGGCAAGCTCGCGCTGATTCCCTGA
- a CDS encoding isoprenyl transferase gives MTPKPYTHRDAVPYRPLDWTGIHPPAFPSGGVPNHIAIVMDGNGRWANRRGLTRIEGHRAGEEVLLDVVAGAIQAGVKHLSVYAFSTENWARSPEEVRFLMGYNRDVLHRRRDQLNEWGVRVRWAGRKPRLWGSVIKELQHAEQLTAGNDVLTLTMCVNYGGRVELVDAMRRIGEDIAAGRLKPNAVTEKTIRRNLYIPGMPDVDLFVRSSGEQRTSNFLLWESAYAEMVFLDTLWPDFSRTELWHAIELYLDRDRRFGGAVDTPKA, from the coding sequence GTGACACCGAAGCCGTACACCCACCGTGACGCCGTGCCCTACCGGCCCCTGGACTGGACCGGCATCCATCCACCGGCCTTCCCCTCCGGCGGCGTGCCGAACCACATCGCGATCGTGATGGACGGCAACGGCCGCTGGGCGAACCGGCGCGGACTCACCCGCATCGAGGGGCACCGCGCGGGAGAAGAGGTGCTGCTCGATGTCGTCGCCGGCGCGATCCAGGCAGGCGTGAAGCACCTGAGCGTGTACGCGTTCTCGACCGAGAACTGGGCCCGCTCACCTGAGGAGGTCCGTTTCCTCATGGGCTACAACCGCGACGTGCTGCACCGCCGCCGCGATCAGCTCAACGAGTGGGGCGTCCGCGTGCGGTGGGCGGGACGCAAGCCGCGGCTGTGGGGATCGGTCATCAAAGAGCTGCAGCACGCCGAGCAGCTCACCGCCGGCAATGACGTGCTCACCCTCACGATGTGCGTCAACTACGGCGGCCGGGTCGAGCTCGTCGACGCCATGCGGCGCATCGGCGAGGATATCGCCGCGGGCCGGCTGAAGCCGAACGCCGTCACCGAGAAGACGATCCGGCGGAACCTCTACATTCCCGGCATGCCCGACGTCGACCTGTTCGTGCGCTCCAGCGGCGAGCAGCGCACGTCGAACTTCCTGCTCTGGGAGTCCGCCTACGCCGAGATGGTGTTCCTCGACACGCTCTGGCCCGACTTCTCGCGCACCGAGCTGTGGCACGCCATCGAGCTGTACCTCGACCGCGACCGCCGATTCGGCGGTGCCGTCGACACCCCGAAGGCGTGA
- a CDS encoding deoxyguanosinetriphosphate triphosphohydrolase: protein MAADLASGVGALPGRPAGYDDRDAERFHPERHRSQRDSFARDRARVLHSAALRRLASKTQVLSPASAADFARNRLTHSLEVAQVGRELAIALELSPDVVDTACLSHDIGHPPFGHNGERALNEWAEDIGGFEGNAQSLRILSRLEPKVTDDEGTAFGLNLTRASLDAVCKYPWTVEHAIPDPGGRQKFGVYPEDEAVFRWMREGAPGRRRCIEAEVMDLSDDIAYSVHDVEDAILNGYLDPRRLADPREREALLTAIQTWVGYGFERDELEDALYRLVSLPEWLTEFDGSRAAVGRLKNLTSDLIGRFARAATAATREHYDVPVLTRFHGRVIIPRSIEAEMAVLKGTIGAFVVSIDGRRGLYKEQRRVLKRLASALAERPQNLDSLHAEDFARAETDAARKRAVVDQVSTLTDRFAIEWHTRLVGHVDLRELGLWSTHARVTASNDFALPEPIEGL from the coding sequence GTGGCGGCTGATCTGGCCAGTGGCGTCGGCGCCCTGCCCGGGCGGCCCGCCGGCTACGACGACCGCGACGCCGAGCGCTTCCACCCCGAGCGGCACCGCTCGCAGCGGGACAGCTTCGCACGCGATCGCGCCCGGGTACTCCACTCCGCCGCGCTGCGCCGCCTCGCCTCGAAGACACAGGTGCTCAGCCCCGCCAGCGCCGCCGATTTCGCCCGCAACCGGCTCACCCACTCGCTCGAGGTGGCGCAGGTGGGCCGCGAGCTCGCGATCGCGCTCGAGCTGTCGCCCGACGTCGTCGACACCGCGTGCCTCAGCCATGACATCGGGCACCCGCCGTTCGGGCACAACGGCGAGCGGGCGCTCAACGAGTGGGCCGAGGACATCGGCGGGTTCGAGGGAAATGCGCAGTCGCTGCGCATCCTGTCACGCCTCGAGCCGAAGGTCACCGACGACGAGGGCACGGCCTTCGGCCTGAACCTGACCCGGGCGAGCCTGGATGCCGTGTGCAAGTACCCGTGGACCGTCGAACACGCCATACCCGACCCGGGGGGCCGGCAGAAGTTCGGGGTGTATCCCGAAGACGAAGCGGTGTTCCGGTGGATGCGCGAGGGCGCGCCCGGGCGGCGGCGGTGCATCGAGGCCGAGGTCATGGACCTGTCCGACGACATCGCCTACTCGGTGCACGACGTCGAGGACGCGATCCTCAACGGCTACCTCGATCCGCGGCGGCTCGCCGACCCACGCGAACGCGAGGCGCTGCTGACGGCGATCCAGACCTGGGTGGGGTACGGGTTCGAGCGCGACGAGCTCGAAGACGCCCTGTACCGCCTGGTGAGCCTGCCGGAATGGCTGACCGAGTTCGACGGGTCGCGCGCCGCCGTCGGTCGACTCAAGAACCTCACCTCCGACCTGATCGGCCGCTTCGCCCGCGCGGCGACGGCAGCCACGCGCGAGCACTACGATGTGCCGGTGCTCACCCGCTTCCACGGCCGGGTCATCATCCCGCGCAGCATCGAGGCCGAGATGGCGGTGCTCAAAGGCACGATCGGCGCGTTCGTCGTCTCGATCGACGGGCGCCGCGGTCTGTACAAGGAGCAGCGGCGAGTGCTGAAGCGCCTGGCATCCGCTCTCGCCGAGCGGCCCCAGAACCTCGACTCCCTGCACGCCGAGGACTTCGCCCGCGCCGAGACCGATGCCGCGCGCAAGCGCGCCGTCGTCGATCAGGTGTCGACCCTCACCGACCGCTTCGCGATCGAGTGGCACACGCGGCTGGTCGGACATGTCGACCTGCGCGAGCTCGGTCTATGGTCGACGCACGCCCGCGTGACCGCCTCGAACGACTTCGCGCTGCCCGAGCCGATCGAGGGCCTGTGA
- a CDS encoding carbohydrate-binding domain-containing protein: protein MRHHTKVAGGVMIAALLLAGCTATSLDDAATDSTSSSGDTGEATTSTSTVTESTVSGVDVDWGTLPSTDVTLTDEGLEITEAGTYVLTGSSTGQVTVDSDGYVRIILDGATIESTAGAAIQVDNAELTVVELAEGTVNTVSDAATRSDEEIDGAIYSSDDLYLAGTGTLTVTANFADGIVGKDDVWILDGTIDVTSVDDGIRGTDSLNISDGTIAVDAAGDGVKSTNDTDLGEGQLVISGGELTITTGDDAIKAEQQVSITGGTIVITDSVEGIEAPVIVIDDGDITLSASDDGINAAASAIVTSGMNITINGGSLTIEMGSGDTDAIDSNGDLTITGGTIDITAQSAFDYDGTGSLTGATITVNGESVTELTGQMMGGGRRP from the coding sequence ATGAGACACCACACCAAGGTCGCCGGCGGAGTGATGATCGCAGCCCTGCTGCTCGCCGGCTGCACGGCCACGTCGCTGGATGATGCGGCGACCGACTCGACCAGCTCCTCCGGGGACACCGGCGAGGCGACCACGAGCACCAGCACGGTGACGGAGTCGACCGTCTCCGGCGTCGATGTGGACTGGGGCACGCTGCCGAGCACGGACGTGACGCTCACCGACGAAGGGCTCGAGATCACGGAGGCCGGTACCTATGTGCTCACCGGTTCCTCCACCGGCCAGGTGACCGTAGACTCCGACGGGTACGTGCGGATCATCCTCGACGGCGCCACGATCGAAAGCACCGCCGGCGCGGCGATCCAGGTCGACAACGCCGAGCTCACCGTGGTGGAACTGGCAGAGGGCACCGTCAACACCGTCTCGGACGCCGCGACCCGCAGCGACGAGGAGATCGACGGTGCGATCTATTCCTCCGACGACCTCTACCTCGCCGGCACCGGCACGCTGACGGTGACGGCGAACTTCGCCGACGGCATCGTCGGCAAGGATGACGTGTGGATCCTCGACGGCACGATCGATGTGACCAGCGTTGACGACGGCATCCGCGGCACCGATTCGCTGAACATCAGCGACGGCACGATCGCGGTCGACGCGGCCGGCGACGGCGTGAAGTCGACCAACGACACCGACCTCGGCGAGGGGCAGCTCGTCATCTCGGGAGGCGAGCTCACGATCACCACCGGCGACGACGCGATCAAGGCCGAGCAGCAGGTGTCGATCACCGGCGGCACGATCGTGATCACGGATTCCGTCGAGGGCATCGAAGCGCCGGTCATCGTGATCGACGACGGTGACATCACGCTCAGCGCGTCCGATGACGGCATCAACGCCGCTGCGTCGGCCATCGTCACGTCGGGCATGAACATCACGATCAACGGCGGAAGCCTCACGATCGAGATGGGTTCCGGCGACACCGATGCGATCGACAGCAACGGCGACCTCACGATCACCGGCGGGACCATCGACATCACGGCGCAGTCGGCTTTCGACTACGACGGCACCGGCAGCCTCACCGGCGCCACGATCACCGTCAATGGCGAGTCGGTGACCGAGCTGACCGGCCAGATGATGGGCGGCGGACGTCGCCCCTGA
- the dusB gene encoding tRNA dihydrouridine synthase DusB: MATTLAPAPALRIGPIALDAPVVLAPMAGITNTAFRRLCREYGAGLYVSEMITTRALVERNATTMRLITHHESETPRSIQLYGVDPATTEAAVRLLVEEDRADHIDLNFGCPVPKVTRKGGGAALPWKLGLFREIVTRAARAAGDIPLTVKMRKGIDADHLTYLDAGRIAEDAGVAAVALHARTAGEFYSGNADWDAIATLKQAVTGVPVLGNGDIWSADDAVRMMAETGCDGVVVGRGCLGRPWLFGDLARAFGGRASAPVDATLGFVARAFRRHAELLVEFFEDEGRGCRDIRKHVAWYFKGYPVGGETRAQLATVSTLAEIDDLLATLDLDAAYPGAAAEGQRGRAGTPKRPALPDGWLLSRELGAAASTALAEAELDTSGG; encoded by the coding sequence ATGGCCACCACCCTCGCTCCCGCGCCGGCACTGCGCATCGGGCCGATCGCGCTCGATGCGCCGGTCGTTCTGGCGCCGATGGCCGGCATCACCAACACGGCGTTCCGCCGCCTGTGCCGCGAGTACGGGGCCGGGCTCTATGTCAGCGAGATGATCACCACACGCGCGCTCGTCGAGCGCAACGCCACGACGATGCGCCTGATCACCCACCACGAATCCGAGACGCCCCGGTCGATCCAGCTGTACGGCGTGGACCCTGCCACCACCGAGGCCGCGGTGCGGCTGCTCGTCGAAGAGGACCGCGCCGACCACATCGACCTCAACTTCGGCTGCCCGGTGCCCAAAGTCACCCGCAAGGGTGGGGGAGCGGCCCTGCCGTGGAAGCTCGGCCTGTTCCGCGAGATCGTCACCCGAGCCGCCCGCGCCGCCGGCGACATCCCTCTCACGGTGAAGATGCGCAAGGGCATCGACGCCGACCACCTGACCTACCTCGACGCCGGGCGCATCGCCGAAGACGCCGGGGTGGCCGCCGTCGCCCTGCACGCGCGCACAGCCGGCGAGTTCTACTCGGGCAACGCCGACTGGGATGCGATCGCCACTCTCAAACAGGCTGTCACGGGTGTCCCGGTGCTCGGCAACGGCGACATCTGGTCGGCCGACGATGCCGTGCGGATGATGGCGGAGACCGGCTGCGACGGTGTCGTCGTCGGTCGCGGGTGCCTCGGGCGTCCATGGCTGTTCGGAGATCTCGCGCGGGCCTTCGGCGGTCGCGCGTCCGCGCCGGTCGACGCGACGCTGGGCTTCGTGGCCCGGGCGTTCCGCCGTCACGCCGAACTGCTCGTCGAGTTCTTCGAGGACGAGGGGCGGGGATGCCGCGACATCCGCAAGCATGTCGCCTGGTACTTCAAGGGGTATCCGGTCGGCGGTGAGACGCGCGCGCAGCTGGCGACCGTGTCGACGCTGGCCGAGATCGACGACCTGCTCGCCACGCTCGACCTCGACGCCGCGTACCCCGGTGCCGCCGCCGAGGGGCAGCGCGGCCGGGCGGGCACGCCCAAGCGTCCGGCCCTGCCCGACGGCTGGCTGCTGTCGCGCGAACTCGGAGCCGCGGCATCCACCGCACTTGCCGAAGCGGAGCTCGACACCAGTGGCGGCTGA
- the leuA gene encoding 2-isopropylmalate synthase: MDNTQKTSGMPIHKYRPYHEQFQVDLPDRTWPGKRITQAPRWCAVDLRDGNQALIDPMSPERKRVMFELLVKMGYKEIEVGFPSASQTDFDFVRQLIEGDLIPDDVTIQVLTQSREHLIERTYESIAGAKQAIVHLYNSTSILQRDVVFRTDKQGIIDIALEGARLCREYEKRIPETTVYYEYSPESYTGTELEFAVDICNQVLEIFEPTPERKVIINLPATVEMATPNVYADSIEWMSRRLAHRENVILSLHPHNDRGTAIAAAELGYMAGADRIEGCLFGNGERTGNVDIVALGINLLTQGIDPQIDFSDIDHVKRTAEYCNQLPVPERSPWAGDLVFTAFSGSHQDAIKKGFEALDARAAAAGVTVDEVEWAVPYLPIDPKDLGRSYEAVIRVNSQSGKGGVAYLLKTDHAIDLPRKLQIEFSGVVQAKTDAEGGEVSSDQIWSIFTDEYLPASIDDAKWGRFELLSTATQSHMTGDVALEVTLRDGDATVDATGHGNGPVAAFLEVLRAQGFDVTVYDYVEHALSAGGDAQAAAYVELQVDGERLWGVGIDGDISTASLKAIVSGVNRAIRTRQAAPAPELAAV, translated from the coding sequence ATGGACAACACTCAGAAGACCTCCGGCATGCCGATCCACAAGTATCGGCCCTACCACGAGCAGTTCCAGGTGGATCTGCCCGACCGCACCTGGCCCGGCAAGCGCATCACGCAGGCACCGCGCTGGTGCGCGGTCGACCTCCGCGACGGAAACCAGGCCCTCATCGACCCGATGAGCCCCGAGCGCAAGCGCGTCATGTTCGAGCTGCTGGTGAAGATGGGCTACAAGGAGATCGAGGTCGGCTTCCCGTCCGCGAGCCAGACCGACTTCGACTTCGTCCGGCAGCTCATCGAAGGGGACCTGATCCCCGACGACGTCACCATCCAGGTGCTGACGCAGTCGCGCGAGCATCTCATCGAGCGCACGTACGAGTCGATCGCCGGTGCCAAGCAGGCCATCGTCCACCTGTACAACTCGACCAGCATCCTGCAGCGGGACGTCGTCTTCCGCACCGACAAGCAGGGCATCATCGACATCGCGCTCGAGGGCGCCCGGCTGTGCCGCGAGTACGAGAAGCGCATCCCCGAGACGACGGTCTACTACGAGTACTCGCCCGAGTCCTACACCGGGACCGAGCTCGAGTTCGCGGTGGACATCTGCAACCAGGTGCTCGAGATCTTCGAACCCACCCCCGAGCGCAAGGTCATCATCAACCTGCCCGCCACGGTAGAGATGGCCACGCCGAACGTCTACGCCGACTCGATCGAGTGGATGAGCCGCCGCCTCGCGCACCGCGAGAACGTGATCCTGTCGCTGCACCCGCACAACGACCGCGGCACGGCGATCGCGGCGGCGGAGCTCGGCTACATGGCCGGCGCCGACCGCATCGAGGGCTGTCTGTTCGGCAACGGTGAGCGCACTGGAAACGTCGACATCGTGGCCCTGGGCATCAACCTGCTGACGCAGGGCATCGACCCGCAGATCGACTTCAGCGACATCGACCACGTCAAGCGCACGGCCGAGTACTGCAACCAGCTGCCGGTTCCCGAGCGCAGCCCCTGGGCCGGCGACCTCGTGTTCACCGCGTTCAGCGGTTCGCATCAGGACGCCATCAAGAAGGGATTCGAGGCGTTGGATGCCAGGGCCGCGGCCGCCGGCGTCACCGTCGACGAGGTGGAATGGGCCGTCCCCTACCTGCCGATCGATCCGAAGGATCTCGGGCGCTCGTACGAGGCGGTCATCCGCGTCAACTCGCAGTCCGGCAAGGGCGGGGTCGCCTACCTGCTCAAGACCGACCACGCCATCGACCTGCCGCGCAAGCTGCAGATCGAATTCTCCGGCGTCGTGCAGGCCAAGACCGATGCCGAAGGCGGTGAGGTGTCGAGCGACCAGATCTGGTCGATCTTCACCGACGAGTACCTCCCGGCATCCATCGACGATGCCAAGTGGGGGCGGTTCGAGCTGCTGTCGACCGCGACGCAGAGCCACATGACCGGTGATGTCGCCCTCGAGGTGACGCTCCGCGACGGCGACGCCACGGTCGATGCGACCGGGCACGGCAACGGGCCCGTCGCCGCGTTCCTCGAGGTGCTGCGCGCGCAGGGCTTCGACGTGACGGTCTACGACTACGTCGAGCACGCGCTCAGCGCCGGCGGCGACGCGCAGGCCGCCGCCTACGTCGAGCTGCAGGTCGACGGCGAGCGGCTGTGGGGCGTCGGCATCGACGGCGACATCTCGACGGCGAGCCTGAAGGCCATCGTCTCGGGCGTCAACCGCGCGATCCGCACCCGCCAGGCGGCACCGGCCCCCGAGCTCGCCGCCGTCTGA
- the era gene encoding GTPase Era — protein sequence MTENRSGFVTFVGRPNVGKSTLTNALVGEKVAITSDKPQTTRRAIRGILNRPAGQLVIVDTPGIHKPRTLLGERLNSLVEQVLGDVDAIGFLVPATEKVGPGDRRIAASLDGYRRAKKVAIVTKTDIATREQITERLMEVDSLREDWDAVIPLSAIAGEQLDVLTDELLSLMPTGPALYPDDVVTDESLEDRIAEIIREAALEGVRDELPHSIAVTIEDIAPREDSDLTDIYANIVVERDSQKAIIIGHKGSRLKDVGSRARAGIEPLVGSRVFLSLRVRVAKEWQRDPKQLGRLGF from the coding sequence ATGACCGAGAACCGATCCGGGTTCGTCACCTTCGTGGGGCGTCCCAACGTCGGCAAGTCCACGCTGACCAACGCCCTCGTGGGCGAGAAGGTGGCCATCACCAGCGACAAGCCGCAGACGACCAGGCGCGCGATCCGCGGCATCCTGAACCGGCCCGCAGGGCAGCTGGTCATCGTGGACACCCCCGGCATCCACAAGCCCCGCACCCTCCTCGGTGAGCGCCTCAACAGCCTCGTCGAGCAGGTGCTGGGCGATGTCGATGCGATCGGGTTCCTCGTGCCGGCGACCGAGAAGGTCGGTCCCGGAGATCGCCGGATCGCCGCGTCGCTCGACGGCTACCGGCGGGCGAAGAAGGTCGCGATCGTGACGAAGACCGACATCGCCACGCGCGAGCAGATCACCGAGCGACTCATGGAGGTCGACAGCCTGCGTGAGGACTGGGATGCCGTCATTCCGCTGTCGGCGATCGCCGGCGAGCAGCTGGATGTCCTCACCGACGAGCTGCTGAGCCTGATGCCGACCGGGCCCGCGCTGTACCCCGACGACGTCGTCACCGATGAATCGCTCGAGGACCGCATCGCCGAGATCATCCGCGAAGCCGCGCTCGAAGGCGTGCGCGACGAGCTGCCGCACTCGATCGCCGTGACGATCGAGGACATCGCGCCGCGCGAGGACTCGGACCTCACCGACATCTACGCGAACATCGTCGTCGAGCGCGACAGCCAGAAGGCGATCATCATCGGCCACAAGGGTTCGCGGCTCAAGGACGTGGGGTCGCGGGCGCGGGCCGGCATCGAACCGCTCGTGGGGAGCAGGGTGTTCTTGTCGCTGCGCGTGCGCGTGGCGAAGGAATGGCAGCGCGACCCGAAGCAGCTCGGCCGGCTGGGGTTCTGA
- a CDS encoding trimeric intracellular cation channel family protein, with protein sequence MTEPLFVIPLWADLVAVGLGGVQGALFASGFLGQRRLDLLGVTIIGIVMGMGGGLIRDLMLNVELATMQSNWYLITAVVAALVGMLLANLFQRLNAVIVALDALVIGLFGAFGTAKALALGLPEVPAVFVGVCAAVGGGILRDMMMGLPVAIMHVGSLYAIAAAAGCAVLAATHAMGAPLVAAAIACVVVTTIIRLLAVIFDISLPEQRALHRRKVAVETTAIPIIKP encoded by the coding sequence GTGACAGAGCCGCTCTTCGTGATCCCCCTGTGGGCAGACCTGGTCGCCGTCGGTCTCGGCGGGGTGCAGGGGGCCCTGTTCGCGTCCGGCTTCCTCGGGCAGCGCCGCCTCGACCTGCTGGGCGTGACGATCATCGGGATCGTGATGGGCATGGGCGGCGGCCTCATCCGCGATCTCATGCTGAACGTCGAACTGGCGACGATGCAGAGCAACTGGTACCTGATCACCGCGGTGGTCGCGGCGCTGGTGGGCATGCTGCTGGCGAACCTCTTCCAGCGGCTGAACGCCGTGATCGTCGCGCTCGACGCACTGGTCATCGGACTGTTCGGCGCGTTCGGCACCGCCAAGGCGCTGGCGCTCGGGCTGCCCGAGGTTCCGGCCGTCTTCGTGGGAGTGTGCGCGGCTGTGGGCGGCGGCATCCTGCGCGACATGATGATGGGACTGCCGGTCGCGATCATGCACGTCGGATCGCTGTACGCGATCGCCGCTGCGGCCGGATGCGCGGTGCTCGCTGCGACGCACGCGATGGGCGCACCGCTTGTGGCGGCAGCCATCGCGTGCGTCGTGGTGACGACGATCATCCGGCTTCTGGCCGTGATCTTCGACATCTCACTGCCCGAGCAGCGAGCTCTTCATCGGCGCAAGGTCGCGGTCGAGACCACCGCGATCCCGATCATCAAACCCTGA
- a CDS encoding DsbA family protein, with translation MTDPIKIDVWSDIACPWCYIGKRNLENGLAAAAGDEDAPQVEVTFHSYELSPDTPVDFDGDEVDFLAGHKGMPRANVEQMLERVTGVAKDAGLEYRFDLLKHTNTVKAHELLHFAKEQDAQHAMAERLMSAYFVEGRHVGRIDDLVELAAEAGLDAGAAREALESSRHLDDVRADQAQASQYGIQGVPFFVIDGKYGVSGAQPPEAFTQITRQLWAERLTPADEALTPAE, from the coding sequence GTGACTGATCCCATCAAAATCGACGTGTGGAGCGACATCGCCTGCCCGTGGTGCTACATCGGCAAGCGCAACCTCGAGAACGGGCTGGCCGCGGCCGCCGGCGACGAGGACGCGCCCCAGGTCGAGGTGACCTTCCACTCCTACGAGCTCTCACCCGACACACCCGTCGACTTCGACGGCGACGAGGTCGACTTCCTCGCCGGGCACAAGGGCATGCCGCGGGCGAACGTCGAGCAGATGCTCGAGCGCGTCACCGGCGTCGCGAAGGACGCGGGTCTCGAATACCGCTTTGACCTGCTCAAGCACACCAACACGGTGAAGGCGCACGAGCTGCTGCACTTCGCGAAGGAGCAGGACGCACAGCACGCCATGGCCGAGCGGCTCATGTCGGCGTACTTCGTCGAGGGCCGCCATGTCGGCCGCATCGACGACCTCGTCGAGCTGGCGGCTGAGGCGGGACTGGATGCCGGTGCCGCGCGCGAGGCGCTCGAGTCGAGCCGCCATCTCGACGACGTGCGGGCCGATCAGGCCCAGGCGTCGCAGTACGGCATCCAGGGCGTGCCGTTCTTCGTCATCGACGGAAAGTACGGCGTGTCCGGCGCGCAGCCGCCCGAGGCGTTCACGCAGATCACCCGTCAGCTGTGGGCCGAGCGGCTCACCCCCGCAGACGAGGCGCTCACGCCGGCAGAGTAG
- a CDS encoding glutathione peroxidase: MDQTQTATLHDITFQTADGAPVSLGDYADRVVLVVNVASKCGLTPQYEQLEQLQKTYGDRGLQVIGFPCNQFMGQEPGSMDEILEFCSVTYGVSFPIMDKVRVNGSHAAPLYKALKKSKNAEGVKGPVAWNFEKFLVTPSGEVHRFRPQTKPDAPEVIAAIEATLPA; this comes from the coding sequence ATGGACCAGACCCAGACCGCGACACTCCACGACATCACGTTCCAGACCGCCGACGGTGCCCCGGTGAGCCTCGGCGACTACGCCGATCGCGTCGTGCTGGTGGTCAACGTGGCATCCAAATGCGGACTGACGCCGCAGTACGAGCAGCTCGAGCAGCTGCAGAAGACGTACGGCGACCGGGGGCTGCAGGTCATCGGGTTCCCGTGCAACCAGTTCATGGGGCAGGAGCCGGGATCGATGGACGAGATCCTCGAGTTCTGCTCCGTGACCTACGGGGTCAGCTTCCCCATCATGGACAAGGTTCGTGTGAACGGCTCGCACGCGGCACCGCTGTACAAGGCGCTCAAGAAGTCCAAGAACGCCGAGGGCGTCAAGGGGCCGGTCGCGTGGAACTTCGAGAAGTTCCTGGTGACCCCGTCTGGCGAGGTCCACCGCTTCCGGCCGCAGACCAAGCCCGACGCGCCCGAGGTGATCGCGGCGATCGAGGCTACTCTGCCGGCGTGA